AAAGAGGTCAATAATTATTGACATGAACGAATGGAATGATGAAGCCTTTAATTTTCTTTTTAAATTTCTTGATATATTTTGGAATTTATCAAAAAAATACAAGGCTAATGTTTTTCTAGTCCTGGAAGAAGCTCATGAGTTTATCCCTCAAGGCGAAAGGACAAAAATTAGTGAGGAAATTACTAGAGTAGCCCTAAGGGGAAGAAAGAGGGGTATAGGGATGATAATGATTAGTCAAAGATCTGCGAGGGTTAATAAAGACGTTCTAACGCAGAGTGAGATTTATTTTCTTCATAAAGTCGTTCATCCTGTTGATTTCAAAGTTTATAGGGAAATATTACCTTTGAAGGCAAGGGAAGTTTCTGATACAGTTAAATCCCTAGACGTAGGTGAGGCCTTATTTTACATGAACGGAAGAGTTGAGAAAGTTAAGATAAGGAAATATGAAGAAAGCGCAGGGAATACTGAAGCAGTAGAGAATTTAGCATAATTCCTTTGCAAGTTCCTTGCTTATCTTCCTTATATGCCTAAATCCTTTGTAATTATGATTTCTCAAACCTTTCATGGTCTTTGGAATATGCATAAGCTCATGAGTTATTACAAAGATTTTATCGCTACATTCTAACTTATCGTATTTTTCGGAAATAACTTCGACTATATAAAGTATGTCATCTCCTAGAATATATCTCCATTGAGGCGGTAAAGTTAATGTCCTTGCTATAGCGGTAGTTTTAGAATTTTTACTCCTTAAAAATGCTACCTTGTTCAGATTAATTTCCATGTTAGTCTCCTCATTAATTCTTATTGCTAATTCTTTTACGTCTTCGGCTTTCTCTAGTTTAAGCACTTGAATAATTGATAATAAAAATATTTGAAGTTTTATGAAAGAGGTACTCTTCCTAAAGGAGCTTTCTTATTTAGACTTTCAGCAACAACTTGTACTAATCCTGTATACCATGCTGCAATAGCCGTTAATATTCCTACATATCCGCCTGCATGAATTAATGTCGTATTACCGATCATGGAACCTATACCCAGTAGGAAGAAAGTAACCCACAAAAGCAAGAAAGTCATAAATAGTCCAAGGTTTGACTTAAAAGTCCCTATCCACATTACCAGAGTAAATATTCCAAAAGCTACTAGTACTAATCCTATTCCTTGAGCAGTGATATTACCAAATATACCTAACGCCGTTAGGAAATACCATTCCCAAAACGCACCGTAAGTGAAGAATGCTACATAGCCGAATGTATTTCCTCCTTTCCATTCTAGTATTCCAGCTAATAGTTGTGCTAAACCACCGTAAAACGCTGCTAAACCCAGGACAACACCAGATCCAGAAGTTATTAGCCCAGCATTGTAGGCACTTAAAACTAGTGTAGTTAATGCGAATCCAGAAAGCCCTAAAGGTGCGGGATTTGCCTTTTTTTCTTCTGTCATGGTGAATTTTCTGTAATATAATAAAATATAAATCTTATGTAAAATGAATGATGGAGAAATTCTTAAAAGTCACTCTTCTTAAAGATCTGTCATGTCAGAAAATCTTCCATTTGAAGAGAGGTACTATCAACCTCCTTACAAACAACTTTACAAGGAATCTCTTGAAGAGCCAGAAAAATTCTGGAGAGAAATGGCTGAAGGCTTAGAATGGTTTTCTCCATTTGATAAAGTCTTAGATGAATCAAATGCGCCATTCTATAGATGGTTTGCTGGCGGTAAGATTAACATAACATACAACGCATTAGACAGACAGATTAAAAATAGAGGGAACAAGATTGCAATTTATTGGGAGAACGAAAAAGGAGAAAGCAGACAATTAACTTACGGGGAGCTTTATAACGAAGTGAATAGGTTTTCGAAGATACTTCAAGATCTGGGAATAAAGAAGGGA
This genomic interval from Acidianus sp. HS-5 contains the following:
- a CDS encoding DUF87 domain-containing protein, which translates into the protein MDLGFPLSSSELVRKCIAILGIRGSGKSNTAKVLGKELIREGFPLIVIDPDGEYDFQEALRIDNFNLDPEFAVKDVLERKRSIIIDMNEWNDEAFNFLFKFLDIFWNLSKKYKANVFLVLEEAHEFIPQGERTKISEEITRVALRGRKRGIGMIMISQRSARVNKDVLTQSEIYFLHKVVHPVDFKVYREILPLKAREVSDTVKSLDVGEALFYMNGRVEKVKIRKYEESAGNTEAVENLA
- a CDS encoding putative metallopeptidase encodes the protein MLKLEKAEDVKELAIRINEETNMEINLNKVAFLRSKNSKTTAIARTLTLPPQWRYILGDDILYIVEVISEKYDKLECSDKIFVITHELMHIPKTMKGLRNHNYKGFRHIRKISKELAKELC
- a CDS encoding acetate uptake transporter, which translates into the protein MTEEKKANPAPLGLSGFALTTLVLSAYNAGLITSGSGVVLGLAAFYGGLAQLLAGILEWKGGNTFGYVAFFTYGAFWEWYFLTALGIFGNITAQGIGLVLVAFGIFTLVMWIGTFKSNLGLFMTFLLLWVTFFLLGIGSMIGNTTLIHAGGYVGILTAIAAWYTGLVQVVAESLNKKAPLGRVPLS